One Pseudomonas syringae CC1557 genomic window, TGTACTTCTCGGAATCTGGTGTACGGTCGCCGCCCCATTGGTCAGGCGTCTGGTTGCCCATCGGCAGGTAGATCAGGCCAAGTTTTTCATCGACGCTGAACATGGACCACATGTTTGGCGAGTTGCGGGTGTAGATTTTGCCATCGGCAATCGGCGCTGTTGCTTCCGGGTTGCCGCTGTCCCAGTTCCAGACCAGACGACCGGTGTGCACGTCATACGCACGGATCACGCCGGACGGTTCGTCCATGGAGACGTTGTCGGTGACGTGGCCGCCGATGATCACCAGGTCCTTGGTCACTGCCGGTGGCGAGGTGGAGTAGTAGCCACCCGGTGCGAACGTACCCATGTTGGCCGTCAGATCAATCGAACCCTTGTTACCGAAGTCTTCGCACATCTTGCCAGTGTCGGCGTTCAGGGCGATCAGGCGGGTGTCAGCAGTCGGCAGGAAGATTCTGCGTGGGCAGGCACTGGCGCTGGCGCTACTATCAGCAGCGGGTGCAGCCGGGCTTTGCGCCGGGGCGCTGGCAGCATACGCGGCGTCGTCATGGTAGGAAACGCCACGGCAGGTCATGTGCGCCCAACCCTTGAAGTTGGCAGCGTTCTGAGTGCTGAGCTTCGGATCAAAGCGCCAGATTTCCTTGCCCGAATCCGGATCAAGGGCAATCACCTGGCTGTGTGGCGTACACACGTAGAGCATGCCGTTGACTTTGAGCGGGGTGTTCTCGGCGGTGGTTTCGCCTGGGTCATTCGGCCCGGAATGTCGCCAGTGCGATAGGTCCAGGCCGGCTCCAGCTTGTTGACGTTTTCCCGGCGTGATCTGCGCCAATGGCGAGTAGCGATCACCGAACGCGGTGCGGCCATAAGACTGCCAGTCGCCGTCGGGCATGGCCGGAGCGGTGTTGGTGGTGCCGGCCGTTTCACGGTCCAGTTGGCCCTCGATACGGCCAGGGTGGGTGAACTGGCTCGCCAGAGCGGTCAGACCGGCCAGCACCACAGCGATGCTCAATGCACCTGTGCCCATGCGCGCCGGGCCCTTGAGCAGCAATGGGCGGCGGAACCAAGGCAGCAGCAGAACGATGCCGAGTGCGAACCACAGTGCCAGGCGTGGCACCAGTTGCCACCAGTCCAGACCGACTTCCCACAACGACCATACCGTGCTCGCGAACAGCAGCAGTGCGTAGAGACCGAGCGCAGCAGCGCGTCCGGTTATCAGCAGCACGCCTGTCACAGCAAAACCGATACCCGCCAGCAGGTAATAAAGAGAGCCATCCAGCTGCAGCAGCCGAATGCCACCAATCAGCAGCGCCAGCCCCATCAGCAGAATCACCAGCCCGAGCAGGGTCGGTAACAGGCGATTTCCATTTGAAGCACCGTCAGTGCTCATAAAGCGAATCTCCGCGAGAAGTAAGTGATTGATATTTTGTTTTCTTATGCATCGCCTACCTTGGCGCCATTCCTTGAAGCTGCTTATTGAGACGAATCACCGACAGTCGAATTCAGTCGGCAAGCAAAACGCAATAGTGTAGTCAACCCGCCATGGTCATTGACTCGTAGACCCCTGCGGCTTGAATTCGTGCATCGACGTTTACTCGAAGGAACCTCTGTAGGAGGGAAAATCTTTAATCCTTAAATGGCAATGATAGGGCGCTAACGATTTCTCGAAAAGCTTTAAACGTGACATGGATCATTGCGAGGCCCGCAACAGTGCGTTAGCGGTATGTGTTTTATGAAAGCGCGGCGCTTACAATGGCAGACTTCTGGAAACCCCCGAGCGGTCCCGGTGATCTGTTCAGGTGCGATTTTCCATTCATCAGCTTCAAGGTTCATCATGACAACACCCATTTCCGATCCGCTGCACGGCGTTACGCTGGAGCAGATTCTCAGAGCGCTGGTCGAGCACTACGAGTGGTCGGGGCTGGCCGAGCGCATCGACATTCGCTGCTTCAAGAGCGATCCGAGCATCAAGTCCAGCCTGACGTTCCTGCGCAAGACGCCCTGGGCACGCGAAAAAGTAGAAGCGTTGTATGTAAAGCTGCATCGCGGCAAAGGCTGGTAGCGCTTTTTTCAGGCCCCTGAGCTTTGCCCTACACGCCCGGCACGGACGCCGGTACTCAAGGAAACACATCGATGCACAGCCAACATCCGCAACTTGCGCAGGGACAGCGCTATTACGCCCTGGTGGCCGCCTGTCTGGGCTGGGCGGGGCTGGTGATTCAGCTTTATCTGATTTTCATGGGGCGTTACGCCGACCATGCCAGCCTGTTGGGCGGGCTGGTGCGGTTTTTCAGCTTCTTTACTGTGCTCACCAATACCCTCGTAGCGGTTGCCCTGAGCTGCGCGCTGACTCATCGTCAATCGGCGGGCCATCGTTTTTTCCGCCACCCGGTGGTGTGCGCAGGCATCGCGGCAAGCATTGCGCTGGTTGGCATCGCCTACAACCTGCTGTTACGCCACTTGTGGCATCCGCAGGGCTGGCAGTGGGTTACCGATGAATTGCTGCACGATGTCATGCCGCTGGCCTTCGTGGTGTATTGGTGGCTGTTTGTGCCCAAAGGCCAGCTGCGTTTGAAACATGTTGCGCAGTGGGCGCTGTATCCGGTGGTGTACTTTGCCTACATTTTGTTTCGGGGCGACATGATCGGGGATTACATGTACCCGTTTATCGATGTAGGCACCCTCGGTTTTCTGAAAGCGTTCGGCAACGCGCTGGGCGTGTTGCTCGGATTCGTGCTGATTGCGCTGCTGCTGGTCGGGATCGACAAGTGGGCGTCTCGTCGCAATGCATGAGTCGCCCGGCAGTGCTTACTCTTCGCTGCCGCCCAGTTTCCAGTAGCCAGCGGCCTTGACGAAGTCTTCTTCCAGCCCGAACTCGTCCAGCAGTACCCGACGCAGCTTGCGTGACAAACCGGACTCGGTCGCAATCCAGGCATACAGCTTGCCCTCAGGCATTTCCAGACGGCGAACAACGTCCACAAGCTGCTGTTCATCA contains:
- a CDS encoding outer membrane protein assembly factor BamB family protein gives rise to the protein MSTDGASNGNRLLPTLLGLVILLMGLALLIGGIRLLQLDGSLYYLLAGIGFAVTGVLLITGRAAALGLYALLLFASTVWSLWEVGLDWWQLVPRLALWFALGIVLLLPWFRRPLLLKGPARMGTGALSIAVVLAGLTALASQFTHPGRIEGQLDRETAGTTNTAPAMPDGDWQSYGRTAFGDRYSPLAQITPGKRQQAGAGLDLSHWRHSGPNDPGETTAENTPLKVNGMLYVCTPHSQVIALDPDSGKEIWRFDPKLSTQNAANFKGWAHMTCRGVSYHDDAAYAASAPAQSPAAPAADSSASASACPRRIFLPTADTRLIALNADTGKMCEDFGNKGSIDLTANMGTFAPGGYYSTSPPAVTKDLVIIGGHVTDNVSMDEPSGVIRAYDVHTGRLVWNWDSGNPEATAPIADGKIYTRNSPNMWSMFSVDEKLGLIYLPMGNQTPDQWGGDRTPDSEKYSAGLVALDIASGRVRWNFQFTHHDLWDMDVGGQPTLLDMKTADGVKPAVLASTKQGSIYVLDRSTGQPIVPINEVPVPQGAVAGDHTSPTQPKSDLNFMPPPLKERDMWA
- a CDS encoding VF530 family DNA-binding protein — encoded protein: MTTPISDPLHGVTLEQILRALVEHYEWSGLAERIDIRCFKSDPSIKSSLTFLRKTPWAREKVEALYVKLHRGKGW
- a CDS encoding Pr6Pr family membrane protein; its protein translation is MHSQHPQLAQGQRYYALVAACLGWAGLVIQLYLIFMGRYADHASLLGGLVRFFSFFTVLTNTLVAVALSCALTHRQSAGHRFFRHPVVCAGIAASIALVGIAYNLLLRHLWHPQGWQWVTDELLHDVMPLAFVVYWWLFVPKGQLRLKHVAQWALYPVVYFAYILFRGDMIGDYMYPFIDVGTLGFLKAFGNALGVLLGFVLIALLLVGIDKWASRRNA